CCAGGCCTCACCATGTGGGTGTGTGTCGATCACCGGCAGCGGGCGACGGCAGGGATGGCTGGTGTCACGTGTCGTCGGGGGCGAGCATGACTGTTCGTAACCGTCGCAGTCCGTCGCGGATACGGGATTTGGTGGTGGGCAGCGGTGTTCGGAGTCGCTGCGCGACTTCGGGATAGGACAGGCCACCGAAGTAGGACATCTCGATGCATTCACGCTGCAGGTCGGTGAGCTGGCCCAAGCCGGCATGCAGGGTGCGCACCTCCTCGGCCGCGACGGCCACTTCCAACGGAATGTTGCGCGGGGTGTCGGGTTCAGCGGTGGTGGCGCCGTAGTCGGAGATCCGCTCGGCCTGCATGTCTTCGGTGCGAACCCGGTCGACAGCGCGGCGGTGGGCGATGGTCATCATCCAGGTGATGGCCGCGCCGCGGGCAGGGTCGAAGTCTCCGGCGTTCTGCCAGTACTGCAGATAGGCTTCCTGGACGACTTCCTCGGCGTAATGGCGGTCCCGCACGATCCGCACCGCGAGAC
The genomic region above belongs to Gordonia hongkongensis and contains:
- a CDS encoding sigma-70 family RNA polymerase sigma factor encodes the protein MATQDSSPAPACRGDGTLLSQLLVSVADGDREAFTRLYDLTSSRIYGLAVRIVRDRHYAEEVVQEAYLQYWQNAGDFDPARGAAITWMMTIAHRRAVDRVRTEDMQAERISDYGATTAEPDTPRNIPLEVAVAAEEVRTLHAGLGQLTDLQRECIEMSYFGGLSYPEVAQRLRTPLPTTKSRIRDGLRRLRTVMLAPDDT